In Armatimonadia bacterium, one DNA window encodes the following:
- a CDS encoding DegT/DnrJ/EryC1/StrS family aminotransferase, which yields MHCFGDDEMALLRQVVESQQLWRGTGDSIVSQFEDAFAAHLGSRYVLALSSGTCADETALAGLGLQPGDEVICPATAPIFVSLPVVSIGCVPVFAEVDPRTLILSPEGIEERVTPRTRAVMVVHLYGQPAPMDEILSVARRHGLKVVEDCAQAYDCTYKGRTVGTLGDVACFSLQQSKHITSGEGGIVVTQDPKIYQRAALYSNCGMPWYRYGLQAPAAEPVAGMRTRGHFAFGHNYRMSELQGAVALAQLAKIGTFNARRRELVAIMEEELREVPEVELAYAYPETEPNYWAYPVRVPSGLGTYAEINYLEVVFQQMQRSRQTSVGVPLPDYVRYEPGACPVAEAAAQRMWPTLVHHATEPEAIRQAARTIRERVSRAPAQH from the coding sequence ATGCACTGTTTCGGCGACGATGAGATGGCCCTCCTGCGCCAGGTGGTGGAAAGCCAGCAGCTCTGGCGCGGCACCGGCGACAGTATCGTGTCGCAGTTCGAGGACGCCTTCGCCGCACACCTGGGCAGTCGCTACGTACTTGCGCTCAGTTCGGGGACCTGCGCCGACGAGACTGCCCTGGCCGGACTTGGCCTGCAACCGGGAGATGAGGTGATATGCCCGGCGACGGCGCCGATCTTCGTGTCGCTGCCGGTGGTCTCGATCGGCTGCGTCCCTGTGTTCGCCGAGGTGGACCCGCGCACTCTCATCCTCTCGCCCGAGGGCATTGAGGAGCGGGTTACTCCTCGCACACGGGCTGTGATGGTGGTGCACCTCTATGGACAGCCCGCGCCGATGGACGAGATCCTGTCGGTCGCACGGCGGCATGGCCTGAAAGTGGTGGAGGATTGCGCGCAGGCTTACGACTGCACCTACAAGGGCCGCACCGTGGGCACCCTGGGCGATGTAGCCTGCTTCAGTCTCCAGCAGTCCAAACACATCACCTCGGGCGAGGGCGGCATCGTCGTTACGCAGGACCCGAAGATCTACCAGCGCGCCGCTCTGTACTCCAACTGCGGCATGCCCTGGTACCGCTATGGTCTGCAGGCGCCGGCAGCCGAGCCCGTCGCCGGAATGCGCACGCGCGGGCACTTCGCCTTCGGGCACAACTACCGCATGAGTGAACTGCAGGGCGCCGTGGCGCTGGCGCAACTGGCGAAGATCGGGACCTTCAACGCTCGCCGTCGCGAGCTGGTCGCCATCATGGAGGAGGAACTGCGCGAGGTGCCCGAGGTAGAGCTGGCATACGCGTACCCGGAGACTGAACCCAACTACTGGGCCTACCCGGTGCGCGTGCCTTCGGGCCTGGGGACCTACGCCGAGATCAACTATCTTGAGGTGGTCTTCCAGCAGATGCAGCGCTCGCGGCAGACCTCCGTGGGTGTGCCACTGCCGGACTACGTGCGCTATGAGCCGGGGGCCTGCCCGGTGGCCGAAGCAGCGGCTCAACGCATGTGGCCCACGCTGGTGCACCACGCCACTGAGCCCGAGGCGATTCGCCAGGCAGCCCGTACAATCAGGGAACGCGTCAGCCGGGCACCGGCCCAGCACTGA
- a CDS encoding uroporphyrinogen decarboxylase family protein, with protein MNPRERLEAALAHRESDRIPVDLGASESSGIHGVAYNKLKAQLGLTGGRTRIYDLSQMIAKVEPEVLDRVGADAVPLLIEPREWKPWMLPDGSACEVPAGANLRHTAAGGAELLADDGTVVAVCPASSLYFDTCYHALERAVSPADIEAGVAHLRSFDWPSYNDEDYEDLARKARRLYETTDRALVGNLWVHVLAAGQILRGFGSFMVDLVADKPLAHALMGRLVEGYEERVRRYVEAVGPYCSVIQVNDDLGTQTGLQVSPATYREMIKPYHARLWGQIKQLSGKPLLLHSCGSIYDVIPDLLEIGVDAINPVQIAAAKMDSALLKREFGRDLAFWGGGCDTQNVLERGTPQQVREEVRCRCYDLAPGGGFVFCQVHNIQPRVPVGNILAMYEAAAELG; from the coding sequence ATGAATCCCCGCGAACGCCTTGAGGCCGCGCTGGCCCATCGTGAGTCTGACCGCATTCCCGTGGACCTCGGCGCCTCGGAGTCTTCCGGCATCCACGGGGTCGCGTACAACAAGCTCAAGGCGCAGCTCGGTCTGACGGGCGGTCGGACGCGGATATACGATCTCTCACAGATGATCGCCAAGGTCGAGCCGGAGGTGCTCGACCGCGTCGGCGCCGATGCTGTGCCCCTGCTCATCGAACCCCGGGAATGGAAGCCGTGGATGCTCCCAGACGGCAGTGCCTGCGAAGTCCCGGCCGGGGCGAACCTGCGTCACACGGCGGCAGGAGGTGCGGAACTGCTGGCCGACGACGGAACCGTCGTCGCCGTATGCCCCGCCAGTTCCCTCTACTTCGACACCTGCTATCATGCCCTGGAGAGGGCCGTCTCGCCTGCCGATATCGAAGCTGGGGTGGCGCACCTGCGAAGCTTCGACTGGCCCTCCTACAACGACGAGGACTACGAGGACCTGGCGCGCAAAGCCAGGCGTCTGTATGAGACCACCGACCGCGCTCTCGTCGGGAATCTGTGGGTGCATGTGCTCGCAGCGGGCCAGATTCTGCGCGGCTTTGGGAGCTTCATGGTGGACCTCGTGGCCGACAAGCCCCTGGCACATGCGCTCATGGGGCGACTGGTGGAGGGGTACGAGGAGCGCGTCCGCCGCTATGTTGAGGCCGTCGGGCCATACTGCAGTGTGATCCAGGTCAACGACGACCTCGGCACCCAGACCGGGCTGCAGGTTTCGCCGGCGACTTACCGCGAGATGATCAAGCCGTATCACGCTCGCCTCTGGGGCCAGATCAAGCAGCTCAGCGGCAAGCCCCTGCTGCTCCATTCCTGCGGCTCCATCTACGACGTCATCCCGGACCTCCTGGAGATCGGCGTGGATGCCATCAACCCGGTTCAGATCGCGGCGGCCAAGATGGACAGTGCGCTTCTCAAACGCGAGTTCGGGCGCGACCTTGCCTTCTGGGGCGGAGGCTGCGACACCCAGAACGTGCTCGAGCGAGGCACCCCGCAGCAGGTTCGCGAGGAGGTTCGCTGTCGCTGCTATGACCTTGCGCCCGGTGGCGGATTCGTCTTCTGCCAGGTCCACAACATCCAGCCCCGTGTGCCGGTCGGGAACATCCTGGCCATGTACGAGGCAGCGGCTGAGCTTGGCTAG